A single window of Mugil cephalus isolate CIBA_MC_2020 chromosome 1, CIBA_Mcephalus_1.1, whole genome shotgun sequence DNA harbors:
- the LOC125014738 gene encoding endothelin receptor type B-like has product MRSRKSMMPLRFTLLLVAFSLTSLDPVGCHSNSTSDSPLPNAMKSSLPDLHGTASPTHIQENKDPRLSQVTVKESFPLVKLLPSSKKNHKHEQAFRSNSSLPVKMRPMSPPKCLKDMTIETTFKYINTVLSCVIFAVGIIGNATLLRIICQNKSMRNGPNALIASLALGDLIYIAIDIPINVYKLLAMQWPFADSPFGLFLCKLFPFLQKASVGITVLNLCALSVDRYRAVASWSRVQGTGVPTVTAVEIVVIWLLSIALAVPEAVGFNMVSFDYKNRTITTCMLQPTTPFMTFYRDAKDWWLFGFYFCVPLLCSAVFYGLMTCEMLRHEKGSLRISLSEHLKQRREVAKAVFCLVLIFALCWFPLHLSRLLKWTIYKSYDAHRCELLNLLLCLDYVSINMATVNSCINPIILFLVSKKFKNCFKSCLCCWYYSGSLSNSLLPLHHGTSLQYKHTEH; this is encoded by the exons ATGAGATCCAGAAAATCCATGATGCCTCTTAGGttcactctgctgctggtggcgttcagtctgacgagtctcgaccCGGTTGGTTGCCACAGTAACTCCACGTCGGACTCACCTCTGCCAAATGCAATGAAGTCCAGTCTGCCTGATCTCCACGGCACCGCCTCGCCCACTCACatccaagaaaacaaagaccCTCGTCTTTCGCAGGTGACCGTGAAGGAGTCCTTCCCGTTGGTGAAGCTGCTGCCCTCAAGCAAGAAGAATCACAAGCACGAACAAGCGTTTAGATCCAACTCCTCTCTGCCGGTCAAAATGCGCCCGATGTCTCCACCCAAGTGCCTGAAGGACATGACAATAGAGACGACCTTCAAGTACATCAACACGGTGCTGTCGTGCGTGATCTTTGCCGTGGGGATCATCGGCAATGCCACCCTGCTGAGGATCATCTGTCAGAATAAAAGCATGAGGAATGGACCCAACGCCCTCATAGCCAGCCTGGCCCTCGGGGACCTGATATACATCGCGATAGACATACCGATCAACGTCTACAAG CTCTTGGCCATGCAGTGGCCCTTCGCCGACAGCCCCTTTGGTCTGTTCCTCTGCAAGCTGTTTCCATTCCTGCAGAAAGCTTCAGTCGGCATCACAGTCCTCAACCTGTGCGCCCTGAGTGTGGACAG GTACCGTGCGGTGGCGTCCTGGTCACGGGTGCAGGGCACCGGTGTTCCCACGGTGACGGCGGTGGAGATTGTGGTGATCTGGCTGCTGTCCATAGCGCTCGCCGTGCCGGAGGCTGTCGGCTTCAACATGGTCAGCTTCGACTACAAGAACAGAACCATAACGACCTGCATGCTTCAACCGACGACGCCCTTCATGACC TTCTACCGGGATGCTAAGGACTGGTGGCTGTTTGGCTTCTACTTCTGCgtccctctgctctgctctgctgttttctaCGGCCTCATGACCTGTGAGATGCTCAGACACGAGAAAGGAAGTCTGAGGATCTCGCTGAGCGAACACCTCAAACAG CGTAGAGAAGTAGCTAAAGCCGTCTTCTGCCTGGTGTTGATCTTCGCCCTCTGCTGGTTTCCTCTGCACCTGAGCCGCCTGCTGAAGTGGACCATCTACAAGTCCTACGACGCCCACCGCTGTGAACTCTTAAA CCTCCTGTTGTGTCTGGACTACGTCAGCATCAACATGGCGACCGTCAACTCCTGCATCAATCCCATAATCCTCTTCTTAGTCTCCAAGAAGTTCAAGAACTGCTTCAAG tcCTGTCTGTGTTGCTGGTATTATTCTGGTTCTCTCTCCAACAGTTTGCTTCCTCTCCATCATGGGACGAGTCTCCAGTACAAACACACTGAGCACTGA
- the LOC125014748 gene encoding transmembrane protein 184C-like isoform X2 → MPCSCSEWRRWIRPLVLVLYVLVLVAVLPLCVWELQKDEVGTHSKAWFIAGVFVFLTIPVSLWDILQHLVHYTQPELQKPIIRILWMVPIYSLDSWLALRYPGLAIYVDTCRECYEAYVIYNFLVFLLNFLSNQYPSLVLMLEVQQQQPHLPPLCCCPPWPMGEVLLFRCKLGVLQYTVVRPVTTVIALICQLCGVYDEANFSFRNAWSYLVIINNISQLFAMYCLVLLYRALREELTPIRPVGKFLCVKLVVFVSFWQAVFIAFLVKVGVISDKHTWDWDSVEAVATGLQDFIICIEMFLAAIAHHYTFTYKPYVQEAEEGSCFDSFLAMWDFSDIRADVTEQVRHVGRTFLGRPNKMYFGTAARPEHTEHTGLLTSQDPVAVAATSMPSSPSSSGRYQGLGHTPAPHSISAPAGFTSAAWEDDSDNSPPETRGVIQ, encoded by the exons ATGCCGTGCTCCTGTTcagagtggaggaggtggatccgtcccctggtcctggtcctctaCGTCCTCGTCCTGGTGGCCGTCCTgcccctgtgtgtgtgggagctCCAGAAGGACGAGGTGGGGACGCACAGCAAAGCCTGGTTCATAGCCGGAGTCTTCGTCTTCCTCACCATCCCCGTGTCTCTGTGGGACATCCTGCAACACCTGGTCCACTACACCCAGCCAGAGCTACAGAAACCCATCATCAG GATCCTATGGATGGTTCCCATCTACAGTCTGGACAGT TGGCTGGCGCTGCGCTACCCCGGCCTGGCCATCTACGTGGACACGTGCAGGGAGTGCTACGAGGCCTACGTCATCTACAACTTCCTGGTGTTCCTGCTGAACTTCCTCAGCAACCAGTACCCGAGCCTGGTGCTCATGCTggaggtgcagcagcagcagccccacCTGCCCCCGCTGTGCTGCTGCCCCCCGTGGCCGATGGgaga GGTGCTGCTGTTCAGGTGTAAGCTGGGAGTCCTCCAGTACACTGTGGTCAGACCCGTAACCACGGTGATAGCACT cATCTGTCAACTCTGTGGAGTTTACGACGAAGCCAACTTCAGCTTCAGGAACGCTTGGTCCTACCTGGTCATAATCAACAACATATCACAGCTG TTTGCCATGTACTGTCTGGTGTTGCTGTACCGAGCTCTCAGAGAGGAGTTGACTCCCATCAGGCCTGTGGGAAAGTTCCTCTGCGTCAAACTGGTTGTGTTCGTCTCGTTTTG GCAGGCGGTTTTCATAGCGTTTCTGGTGAAAGTCGGTGTGATCTCCGACAAACACACCTGGGACTGGGACAGCGTAGAGGCCGTGGCTACTGGACTCCAG GACTTCATCATCTGCATAGAGATGTTCCTGGCTGCCATCGCTCACCACTACACCTTCACCTACAAGCCCTACGTACAG GAAGCGGAGGAGGGGTCGTGTTTCGACAGTTTCTTGGCCATGTGGGATTTCTCCGACATCAGAGCTGACGTCACAGAGCAGGTTCGCCATGTTG GTCGTACGTTCCTGGGTCGTCCCAACAAGATGTATTTCGGCACCGCTGCTCGACCCGAACACACCGAGCACACTGGCCTCCTCACCTCGCAGGATCCCGTCGCCGTGGCCGCCACGTCGATGCCCTCCTCCCCTTCGTCGAGTGGGCGGTACCAAGGGCTCGGGCACACCCCTGCCCCTCACTCCATCTCCGCCCCCGCAGGGTTCACGTCTGCAGCCTGGGAGGACGACAGCGACAACTCGCCTCCGGAGACAAGGGGCGTCATCCAATGA
- the LOC125014748 gene encoding transmembrane protein 184C-like isoform X1 produces MRCLDAFRVKMPCSCSEWRRWIRPLVLVLYVLVLVAVLPLCVWELQKDEVGTHSKAWFIAGVFVFLTIPVSLWDILQHLVHYTQPELQKPIIRILWMVPIYSLDSWLALRYPGLAIYVDTCRECYEAYVIYNFLVFLLNFLSNQYPSLVLMLEVQQQQPHLPPLCCCPPWPMGEVLLFRCKLGVLQYTVVRPVTTVIALICQLCGVYDEANFSFRNAWSYLVIINNISQLFAMYCLVLLYRALREELTPIRPVGKFLCVKLVVFVSFWQAVFIAFLVKVGVISDKHTWDWDSVEAVATGLQDFIICIEMFLAAIAHHYTFTYKPYVQEAEEGSCFDSFLAMWDFSDIRADVTEQVRHVGRTFLGRPNKMYFGTAARPEHTEHTGLLTSQDPVAVAATSMPSSPSSSGRYQGLGHTPAPHSISAPAGFTSAAWEDDSDNSPPETRGVIQ; encoded by the exons ATGCGTTGCCTG GATGCGTTCAGGGTGAAGATGCCGTGCTCCTGTTcagagtggaggaggtggatccgtcccctggtcctggtcctctaCGTCCTCGTCCTGGTGGCCGTCCTgcccctgtgtgtgtgggagctCCAGAAGGACGAGGTGGGGACGCACAGCAAAGCCTGGTTCATAGCCGGAGTCTTCGTCTTCCTCACCATCCCCGTGTCTCTGTGGGACATCCTGCAACACCTGGTCCACTACACCCAGCCAGAGCTACAGAAACCCATCATCAG GATCCTATGGATGGTTCCCATCTACAGTCTGGACAGT TGGCTGGCGCTGCGCTACCCCGGCCTGGCCATCTACGTGGACACGTGCAGGGAGTGCTACGAGGCCTACGTCATCTACAACTTCCTGGTGTTCCTGCTGAACTTCCTCAGCAACCAGTACCCGAGCCTGGTGCTCATGCTggaggtgcagcagcagcagccccacCTGCCCCCGCTGTGCTGCTGCCCCCCGTGGCCGATGGgaga GGTGCTGCTGTTCAGGTGTAAGCTGGGAGTCCTCCAGTACACTGTGGTCAGACCCGTAACCACGGTGATAGCACT cATCTGTCAACTCTGTGGAGTTTACGACGAAGCCAACTTCAGCTTCAGGAACGCTTGGTCCTACCTGGTCATAATCAACAACATATCACAGCTG TTTGCCATGTACTGTCTGGTGTTGCTGTACCGAGCTCTCAGAGAGGAGTTGACTCCCATCAGGCCTGTGGGAAAGTTCCTCTGCGTCAAACTGGTTGTGTTCGTCTCGTTTTG GCAGGCGGTTTTCATAGCGTTTCTGGTGAAAGTCGGTGTGATCTCCGACAAACACACCTGGGACTGGGACAGCGTAGAGGCCGTGGCTACTGGACTCCAG GACTTCATCATCTGCATAGAGATGTTCCTGGCTGCCATCGCTCACCACTACACCTTCACCTACAAGCCCTACGTACAG GAAGCGGAGGAGGGGTCGTGTTTCGACAGTTTCTTGGCCATGTGGGATTTCTCCGACATCAGAGCTGACGTCACAGAGCAGGTTCGCCATGTTG GTCGTACGTTCCTGGGTCGTCCCAACAAGATGTATTTCGGCACCGCTGCTCGACCCGAACACACCGAGCACACTGGCCTCCTCACCTCGCAGGATCCCGTCGCCGTGGCCGCCACGTCGATGCCCTCCTCCCCTTCGTCGAGTGGGCGGTACCAAGGGCTCGGGCACACCCCTGCCCCTCACTCCATCTCCGCCCCCGCAGGGTTCACGTCTGCAGCCTGGGAGGACGACAGCGACAACTCGCCTCCGGAGACAAGGGGCGTCATCCAATGA